The Paraburkholderia caffeinilytica genome segment GCGCCGACGCGAGGGCGCACCACCCAGAAGCGCGAATCCTTGACCGCGAAGTCTTCGCCTTCCTTGGTGAGCTGCACCTGAACCAGCACGTGTGAGAGATCCTTCGACAGCGTGATGGTCTTTACCGAGCCGACGTCGACGTCCTTGTACTTGACCTTGGTCTTGCCGGGCTCGAGGCCTTCGGCGCTGACGAACGTGATCGTGATGGTCGGGCCTCTTTCGGTCACCGACTTGATCACGAGTGCGACGCCGATCAGCGCGGCGATCAGCGGAATCACCCAGACGAGCGAGGGCAGCCAGCGGCGGCGCTGTTCGATCTCGGGATCGGGTAGTTCGGGGGGCAGCTTCGGTCCGTTCGAATCGTTGCGCGGCGCATCGGAGGCGGGCGTCGGTCCTTGCGGGCTAGTCATGGTCGAGGTCCTGAGGTTTTTGGGTACTGCCTTCCACGTTGTCCCAGATGAGCCGTGGATCGAATTGCATGGATGCCATCATCGTCAGAATCACCACCGAGCCGAAGGCGATCGCGCCCGGTCCGGCCGTGATCACAGCAAGCGACTTGAAGCGGACCAGCGCGACGGTCAGCGTGACGACGAACACGTCGAGCATCGACCAGCGCCCGATCCGTTCGACCATCCGGTACAACGTGGTGCGTTGCTCCGGCCGCCAGCGCGAGCGGCGCTGCGCGGTGACGGTGAGCAGCACCAGCACGCTGAGCTTGAGCATGGGCACCATGATGCTGGCGATGAACACGATCACGGCCAGCGGCCAGTCGCCCGAGGTCCAGAAGTACACGACGCCGCTCATGATGGTGTCGTCTTCCGAACCGAGCAGCGACGACGTATGCATCACCGGCAGCAGATTCGCGGGAATATACAGCAAGGCAGCGGCGATCAGCAGCGCCCACGTGCGCATCAGGCTATCGGGGTGGCGCCCGTGCAGCACCGCGCTGCAACGGCTGCAGTGCTGTGGCGTGACCGAGCGGATGCGCGGCTCGACGCGTCCGCACGCATGGCAGGAGACCAGACCCGCGCGCTTCGCAGTGACGTATTTCATCGTGCGCTCATCCCTGATGCGGGGCCGGTGGCGCGCCGGGCGGCAATGCGGATTGCGCGCCGCCTCGCACCTCGGGCGGCGCGGTCGGCCCGGCGACCGAACCGACGGTAGCCGCCGCGTTGTCCGCGGAGGTACCCGGCAACGGCCGCCGGCCGCGGTCGGCTATTTCGTCGGCGACATCCCACAGCACGCGCGGATCGAACGTGAGAACCACCGCGATCATCAGCGTCAGCACGCCGAACGCGAATAGCGCAGCTTCGGGAATCACGCGCGCGAGACTCACCATCTTCACGATGGTGATCAGCACGCCGAGCATGAACACTTCGATCATGCCCCACGGCCGCACGAACTGGATGGCGCGCAACACCCGGTTGAAGGCGGGCGGCACATAACCGGCGCGCAGCGGGATCAGCACGTAGAGCAGCGCGACCAGCTCGGTCAGCGGGAACAGGATGGTCGAGCAGAACACCATGACCGCGACGATCTGCATATCCTCGCCCCATAACGCGACTAGCGCGCCGAACAGCGTGGTTTGCGAGGTGATGCCGCTGGTTTCGAGTTCGACGATCGGGAAGGCCTGGGCGATGATGAAGGTGATCAGCGCGGCCAGCGTCATCGCGCAGATGCTGTCGAGCTTGCGGGAGACGCCGCGATAGAGTGTCGCGCCACAACGCGGACAGCGCGCGACCGTACGCCCGACAAGCCGAGGCTTGCGGAACAGCGTATCGCATTCATGGCACGCGATCAGGTTGTCATGGTCCATACGGCAGAAGGGCTAACGACGTGATGGGAGGCGCGCGGTGCCGATTTTAGGGCAGGGCTGCAGAAAGCGTGGGGCAATAGTACCAAACGCGCTTCGCCGCTGGGCTGGCCATTGCACCCTGTGCGAGTAGTGAAGCCGGCGGTGCCGGAATTAGGATTAGGAATAGTCTTGCACAAGAATGCTTACTTCTGACACTGTCCGTCCCTAATTGTTCAATATCATTCTGCACGCGGGGAAATTTTCCGCATGACAGCCTTCAGGGCCGCTAGCTCGGCTGGGACCGGGGTAAGTGCTTTGCATGGGACTGGAGTAAGAGCTTTGCATGGGACCTGAGTAAGCGCTAAAGCGCTAACTCAGGTCGACGGCTTTGCATGGGACCTGAGTAAGCGCTAAAGCGCTAACTCGGGTCGACACAGCCAGCTTTTTCCGCTTGCGGTAGCATGGCGGCCTTGGCGTGTGCCGCAGCGGCCATGCTTTCTATCGTGTCGTACGAGGCAGTCTGCCTTGGCGGCGTGGAATAGC includes the following:
- a CDS encoding paraquat-inducible protein A, with translation MKYVTAKRAGLVSCHACGRVEPRIRSVTPQHCSRCSAVLHGRHPDSLMRTWALLIAAALLYIPANLLPVMHTSSLLGSEDDTIMSGVVYFWTSGDWPLAVIVFIASIMVPMLKLSVLVLLTVTAQRRSRWRPEQRTTLYRMVERIGRWSMLDVFVVTLTVALVRFKSLAVITAGPGAIAFGSVVILTMMASMQFDPRLIWDNVEGSTQKPQDLDHD
- a CDS encoding paraquat-inducible protein A produces the protein MDHDNLIACHECDTLFRKPRLVGRTVARCPRCGATLYRGVSRKLDSICAMTLAALITFIIAQAFPIVELETSGITSQTTLFGALVALWGEDMQIVAVMVFCSTILFPLTELVALLYVLIPLRAGYVPPAFNRVLRAIQFVRPWGMIEVFMLGVLITIVKMVSLARVIPEAALFAFGVLTLMIAVVLTFDPRVLWDVADEIADRGRRPLPGTSADNAAATVGSVAGPTAPPEVRGGAQSALPPGAPPAPHQG